A genomic region of Nitrospirota bacterium contains the following coding sequences:
- a CDS encoding response regulator, which yields MKHDSTLAAEAGRPLTPEPRKSASTVLVIDDDPSFLRMASVLAGKKGVKIETASSAREAEKLLRSGTYDLILSDYFMPGESGGELYLHFVQWHPELADRFILMTGDGVTTEAVDRFRALGLRCISKVFFYEALEGFLVGGPGTCGAKT from the coding sequence ATGAAACACGACTCAACCCTGGCCGCTGAAGCAGGCCGACCGCTCACCCCCGAACCCAGGAAGAGTGCTTCCACCGTGCTGGTGATTGACGATGACCCGTCCTTCCTCCGAATGGCGTCGGTCTTGGCGGGGAAGAAGGGAGTGAAGATCGAAACGGCTTCCTCAGCCCGCGAGGCGGAAAAGCTCCTGAGATCGGGAACCTACGATCTGATCCTGAGCGACTACTTCATGCCGGGCGAATCCGGCGGAGAACTGTACCTTCACTTCGTCCAGTGGCATCCCGAACTGGCTGACCGCTTTATCCTGATGACAGGCGACGGGGTGACGACGGAGGCCGTGGATCGATTCCGGGCCCTCGGGCTGCGATGCATCTCGAAAGTGTTCTTCTATGAGGCGCTTGAAGGGTTCTTGGTGGGGGGACCGGGGACCTGCGGGGCCAAGACATGA
- a CDS encoding response regulator, with translation MIRQSLSTREAARVLEVDINTVKNWVDSGEIRAHKTVGGHRRILRHDLMAFMTARGFPVPQAVLPTPTVLVVDDEQEFLESCVKYLRAKAPDLEVVSARDGFEAGRLAERHRPQMIFLDVRLPGIDGVEVCRRISSDPHLRSSVVIGMTGFRSSPEVQRLRDAGAREVLFKPFELRRLIEMVEMFLGREERRRVPVAPLRSAAGTAI, from the coding sequence ATGATCCGTCAATCTCTATCAACACGCGAAGCGGCGCGGGTGCTGGAGGTCGACATCAACACGGTGAAAAACTGGGTGGACTCGGGTGAAATCCGGGCCCACAAAACGGTGGGGGGGCACCGCCGCATCCTACGCCATGACCTCATGGCGTTCATGACCGCCCGCGGGTTTCCCGTACCACAAGCGGTGCTCCCCACCCCCACCGTCTTGGTCGTGGATGACGAACAGGAATTCCTCGAAAGCTGCGTGAAGTACCTCCGAGCCAAGGCGCCCGATCTGGAGGTGGTGTCGGCTCGGGACGGCTTCGAGGCCGGACGGCTGGCGGAGCGCCATCGTCCGCAGATGATTTTTCTCGATGTGCGCCTGCCCGGGATCGACGGCGTGGAAGTGTGCCGCCGGATTTCCTCCGATCCCCATTTGAGATCGAGCGTGGTGATCGGGATGACCGGGTTCAGGAGCAGTCCCGAAGTTCAACGCCTTCGGGACGCCGGCGCCCGAGAGGTTCTGTTCAAACCCTTCGAACTGCGGCGCCTCATCGAAATGGTTGAAATGTTCCTGGGGCGGGAGGAGCGCAGGCGCGTTCCCGTCGCCCCACTCCGCTCCGCTGCGGGGACGGCGATTTGA
- a CDS encoding PAS domain-containing protein produces the protein MRSTRGAGKNGSMNCSHACRWAFSFVEASPEGVVMLARGGRIQWANAAAVKLFGVESGELKNRRFGELFPYWVRDTVETSLQTWTHRGNGGPDPTEQEWTALRNNRSEWPVGVVPIFHSAGKSTILSLQLRDLSTDHHHERRMANVRRELWQSAKLATMGQMAASVAHEINNPLGIVRGYAQSILKDLSSESDLRPMLDEVVAQSGRMAQTVARLLEFCRAPGEESVPLRIGKPVEMAVDLLSEQFRLAGVGLRLDKENWSTVVRGNLNELSQVFVNLLGNALDASRTSAVSRPLVDVQVYLRGGAAVVGVRDRGPGIRPEVKAKLGEAFFTTKPVGRGTGLGLAISMEIIRAHGGTLSLENAEDVGAVAEVVLPTESTPSRDEAHQTRVT, from the coding sequence ATGAGATCCACGCGCGGGGCGGGGAAGAACGGGTCCATGAACTGCTCTCATGCGTGCCGGTGGGCATTTTCATTCGTGGAGGCATCCCCCGAGGGTGTGGTGATGCTCGCTCGTGGAGGCCGAATTCAATGGGCCAATGCCGCCGCCGTGAAGCTTTTCGGTGTGGAATCAGGGGAGTTGAAGAATCGACGCTTCGGTGAACTCTTCCCCTACTGGGTCCGCGACACGGTCGAGACCTCACTGCAAACATGGACGCATCGTGGGAATGGCGGTCCGGATCCCACCGAACAGGAGTGGACGGCCCTGCGCAACAACCGCTCGGAATGGCCGGTGGGCGTGGTGCCCATTTTCCATTCGGCGGGGAAGTCGACCATCCTCTCGTTGCAACTTCGGGATCTCTCCACGGATCACCATCATGAGCGCCGCATGGCCAACGTTCGGCGCGAACTCTGGCAGAGCGCGAAGCTGGCCACGATGGGACAGATGGCGGCCAGCGTGGCCCATGAAATCAACAACCCACTCGGCATCGTCCGCGGCTATGCCCAATCGATCCTCAAGGATCTGTCTTCGGAAAGCGATCTACGCCCCATGCTGGATGAGGTGGTGGCCCAGTCAGGCAGGATGGCGCAAACAGTGGCCAGGCTCCTCGAATTCTGCCGCGCGCCCGGCGAGGAATCCGTTCCTCTGCGCATCGGGAAGCCGGTTGAGATGGCGGTCGACCTGCTGTCCGAGCAGTTCCGACTGGCCGGCGTGGGACTGAGGCTCGACAAAGAGAACTGGAGCACGGTGGTGCGGGGAAATCTGAATGAACTTTCGCAGGTGTTCGTGAATCTGCTCGGGAACGCGTTGGATGCGTCTCGAACCTCGGCGGTGTCCAGACCGCTGGTGGACGTCCAGGTCTACCTCCGGGGAGGGGCGGCGGTGGTGGGTGTGAGGGACCGAGGTCCCGGGATTCGTCCCGAGGTGAAGGCCAAATTGGGCGAAGCTTTTTTCACGACGAAGCCGGTGGGCCGGGGCACCGGATTGGGCCTGGCCATCTCGATGGAGATCATTCGTGCCCACGGCGGAACATTGAGCCTCGAGAATGCGGAGGACGTCGGGGCGGTGGCGGAGGTGGTTCTGCCAACCGAATCGACCCCATCGCGCGATGAGGCCCATCAAACGCGTGTCACGTGA
- a CDS encoding response regulator, whose amino-acid sequence MVRPRSKAGQEVQGASLGEALRILIVDDEEPIRKLLNREFKRRGLESEGAGDVPTALELLSRKDFDVVLTDIRMPGRSGVDLLRELKSADPSLEVILMTGYASVDTVVQALRLGAADYVCKPFDDLDEVCNTVVAVGRRRRSNARPIRILVVTDDLNTRTWLRRLFPERRLLLDVHTKLDTVMDALASPGKESGYHALVLDGAVAEGAELGRLLSDMCSKGIQVPLTVMLDGQEGQAFLTQTTPAGAAAAAPGAWADLATHELKLPLAAARAAVDNLNEGVAGAVSEEGRKILATISSNVDRMARLLDGVADLLDLTSGRRSLAMTPTNLNQVTEDACGAFAPVAARRGLAVEKVLPSAGPVFYGDSQKISEVLFNFLDNASRFARSRIHVSVGEEGRIPFFRVEDDGPGLPEEVLESLEDRMPLKGASSLSGRKRLGLLIAKAIVDAHGGRIGATTGGLGGAAITVQFPQKTGGAA is encoded by the coding sequence ATGGTGAGACCAAGATCAAAAGCGGGGCAGGAAGTCCAGGGGGCGTCTCTCGGCGAGGCCCTCAGAATCTTGATTGTCGACGATGAGGAGCCGATCCGGAAACTCCTCAACCGGGAGTTCAAACGGCGGGGTTTGGAGAGCGAAGGGGCCGGGGACGTGCCTACCGCGTTGGAACTGCTTTCAAGGAAAGATTTTGATGTCGTTCTGACCGACATTCGGATGCCGGGACGCTCCGGCGTGGATCTGCTGCGCGAGTTGAAGAGCGCCGACCCCTCCCTGGAAGTCATTCTGATGACGGGCTACGCGTCGGTGGACACCGTGGTTCAGGCTCTCCGGCTCGGGGCGGCGGATTACGTCTGCAAGCCTTTCGATGACCTGGATGAGGTGTGCAACACCGTGGTCGCCGTCGGCCGTCGTCGGCGCTCGAACGCCCGCCCGATCCGGATCCTGGTGGTGACCGACGACTTGAACACGCGCACCTGGCTGCGACGCCTCTTTCCGGAGCGTCGGCTGTTATTGGATGTTCACACGAAACTGGATACCGTGATGGATGCGCTGGCGTCGCCCGGAAAGGAATCGGGATATCACGCCCTGGTGTTGGACGGCGCCGTGGCCGAGGGCGCTGAGCTGGGCCGGTTGCTTTCCGACATGTGCTCCAAAGGAATCCAGGTGCCGCTGACCGTGATGCTGGACGGTCAGGAGGGGCAGGCTTTTCTGACCCAAACCACGCCGGCGGGAGCGGCGGCCGCGGCTCCGGGGGCCTGGGCCGACCTGGCCACCCACGAACTGAAACTTCCGCTCGCAGCCGCGCGCGCGGCGGTGGACAATCTGAACGAGGGGGTGGCGGGTGCCGTCTCCGAAGAGGGACGGAAAATCCTGGCGACCATATCGAGCAACGTGGATCGGATGGCCCGCCTCTTGGACGGCGTGGCGGACCTCTTGGATCTGACGAGCGGGCGACGGTCGCTCGCGATGACTCCGACCAATCTCAACCAGGTGACGGAGGATGCCTGCGGAGCTTTCGCACCCGTCGCCGCTCGAAGGGGGCTCGCCGTCGAGAAAGTCCTCCCGTCGGCCGGCCCCGTGTTCTACGGTGATTCGCAGAAGATCTCCGAGGTCCTTTTCAACTTCCTGGATAATGCGTCGCGCTTTGCCCGATCGAGAATCCACGTTTCGGTCGGAGAGGAAGGACGGATCCCCTTCTTCCGCGTGGAAGACGACGGTCCCGGCCTGCCCGAGGAAGTCCTGGAATCGTTGGAGGACCGGATGCCGCTGAAGGGAGCATCGAGCCTTTCCGGGAGGAAGCGGCTCGGCCTGCTCATCGCGAAGGCGATTGTGGATGCCCACGGTGGGCGCATCGGGGCGACCACGGGCGGGCTCGGTGGCGCGGCGATCACGGTTCAGTTTCCGCAGAAGACAGGGGGGGCAGCGTGA
- a CDS encoding HAMP domain-containing histidine kinase, which translates to MQCRRAQDGAAWTMARSGAERDGGGPHGESDRRPRSGAERDGGGPHGESDRRPRSGAERDGGASAEEESLRSYLDGALAATTELDEMIQSMLDLAVVEEGSFEAKRVVLDAADLVKRIEKRLGPWVRQEARELAVKPPAGPIHVPADPVYLERAVKNLIMHAVRRSPVGGKVIVECETRDGSVVFSVQDQGPAVSIGSEKEYFDPGSAEEHRELGWKADRAFALACVKKVADGHGGSVGIQSGIEGTSFFLRLPAEGGPNGNASK; encoded by the coding sequence ATGCAATGTCGCCGCGCCCAGGACGGCGCGGCATGGACCATGGCCCGAAGCGGAGCGGAGCGGGACGGGGGGGGTCCGCATGGCGAGTCCGATCGCCGTCCCCGAAGCGGAGCGGAGCGGGACGGGGGGGGTCCGCATGGCGAGTCCGATCGCCGTCCCCGAAGCGGAGCGGAGCGGGACGGGGGGGCCTCCGCAGAAGAGGAGTCGCTGAGAAGTTATCTAGATGGCGCGCTCGCGGCCACGACTGAACTGGACGAGATGATTCAATCCATGCTGGATCTGGCCGTCGTCGAAGAAGGATCCTTCGAGGCGAAACGCGTCGTCCTCGATGCCGCGGATCTTGTGAAGCGAATTGAGAAACGTCTTGGGCCGTGGGTCCGGCAAGAAGCCCGGGAGTTGGCGGTCAAGCCACCTGCGGGCCCAATCCACGTCCCCGCCGACCCCGTCTATCTGGAGCGGGCCGTGAAAAATCTGATCATGCACGCCGTGAGGCGGTCTCCGGTGGGAGGGAAGGTGATCGTGGAGTGCGAAACCCGGGATGGGAGCGTGGTGTTTTCCGTTCAAGATCAAGGTCCCGCCGTTTCCATCGGATCGGAGAAAGAGTACTTCGATCCGGGGAGCGCGGAGGAGCACCGTGAACTGGGGTGGAAGGCCGATCGTGCTTTCGCCCTGGCCTGCGTGAAGAAAGTAGCCGATGGGCACGGAGGTTCCGTCGGCATCCAGTCGGGTATCGAAGGAACGAGTTTCTTTTTGCGCCTACCGGCGGAGGGGGGACCCAATGGGAATGCCAGCAAGTGA
- a CDS encoding response regulator gives MGMPASDFSYPDAASDVAPRFRVAVVDDDVRIGRLLKAFLEGRGIECVPLADAPGLFKLLTTERIDAVVSDIVMPGITGLELLRSVRRIAPQVPVVLITGFPRMEFVREAMKEGAVDFLQKPVDLEELEKALGAAMESAAKAAAAEEKSPRRGELARPLSRQEKQLARRVRKAMRQKEWRGWHWLDRMAVPFRSAAEEVRLHPWFYVLAMGVVLAASMLTLTGMNTVVGTARRPGMMELLERAVTALEEDNRLDRQNPR, from the coding sequence ATGGGAATGCCAGCAAGTGATTTTTCGTATCCGGATGCCGCGAGCGATGTCGCCCCGCGCTTCCGGGTGGCGGTGGTGGACGACGACGTTCGCATCGGGCGGCTCCTGAAGGCCTTTCTGGAAGGGCGGGGGATCGAGTGCGTGCCCCTGGCCGATGCCCCGGGGCTGTTCAAGCTGCTGACCACGGAACGGATCGATGCCGTGGTGTCAGACATCGTCATGCCTGGGATCACGGGTCTGGAACTCCTGCGATCCGTGCGGCGTATCGCTCCGCAAGTCCCCGTCGTCCTCATCACCGGTTTTCCAAGAATGGAGTTTGTTCGGGAGGCGATGAAAGAGGGTGCGGTCGATTTTCTTCAGAAGCCGGTGGACCTGGAGGAATTGGAAAAAGCGCTCGGGGCGGCGATGGAAAGCGCAGCCAAAGCGGCGGCCGCCGAAGAGAAATCCCCGCGTAGGGGCGAGCTTGCTCGCCCGCTGTCCCGTCAGGAGAAGCAACTCGCCCGGCGGGTTCGGAAGGCGATGCGGCAAAAGGAGTGGCGGGGATGGCATTGGCTGGATCGGATGGCTGTCCCGTTCCGATCGGCCGCGGAAGAGGTTCGGCTCCACCCATGGTTCTATGTTCTCGCGATGGGTGTCGTCCTAGCTGCCAGCATGTTGACGCTCACCGGCATGAATACCGTCGTCGGAACGGCGCGTCGGCCGGGGATGATGGAACTTCTCGAACGCGCGGTGACGGCATTGGAAGAGGACAACCGGCTGGACCGTCAGAATCCGAGGTGA
- a CDS encoding HDOD domain-containing protein has translation MPQVSLEARVRQVLSEGMDLPTLPQVAVSVLQGTSNDGASVREVAGYLMVDPPLAARVLRVVNSNVYELRDKVGSISQAMMVLGLERIRDIVLSLTVIPAFDLDHGRIGLDREMFWRHSTATAFLARTLSCALGLRREGEAFAAGLLHDLGYLFLDHYFHRELARAYEKAMVDRVSLLTAEQVLFGTDHAAAGGLLASTWQFPGGMVDVLIHHHRPDRARVEKRLCAIVSLADLLAELSGKAGIGEISGSARLEDQPAWQMLRKPLSEIAHIGPDQFERIVADSIRSATEFFSVMGSDGLPGKLSASGPRLARSAADSTDIHV, from the coding sequence ATGCCCCAGGTTTCGCTTGAAGCGCGGGTAAGACAGGTCTTGAGCGAGGGAATGGACCTCCCGACGCTCCCCCAAGTGGCCGTGTCGGTTCTACAGGGAACCTCGAATGACGGCGCCTCGGTCCGCGAGGTGGCGGGCTACCTGATGGTCGATCCTCCGCTCGCGGCACGAGTTCTGCGGGTGGTCAATTCCAATGTCTATGAACTCCGCGACAAAGTCGGCTCCATCTCTCAGGCGATGATGGTGCTTGGACTGGAACGGATCCGCGACATCGTGTTGAGCCTGACCGTCATTCCGGCGTTCGACCTCGATCACGGACGGATCGGCCTGGATCGGGAGATGTTCTGGCGTCACTCCACGGCCACGGCGTTTTTGGCGAGGACACTCAGTTGCGCTCTGGGGCTGCGCCGGGAAGGTGAGGCGTTTGCCGCAGGCCTCCTTCACGACCTCGGTTATCTTTTCCTCGACCATTATTTCCACCGCGAGTTGGCGCGAGCGTACGAGAAAGCCATGGTGGACCGCGTGTCACTCCTCACGGCCGAGCAGGTTCTGTTCGGCACCGACCACGCCGCGGCAGGCGGGCTGCTTGCCTCCACCTGGCAGTTTCCGGGAGGAATGGTGGATGTCCTCATCCATCATCACCGGCCCGACCGGGCCAGAGTCGAAAAACGCCTATGCGCGATCGTTTCGCTGGCCGATCTCCTCGCCGAGCTTTCGGGAAAGGCCGGCATCGGGGAAATCAGCGGGAGCGCCCGGTTGGAGGATCAGCCGGCGTGGCAGATGCTGAGAAAGCCGCTTTCGGAAATCGCCCACATCGGGCCGGACCAGTTCGAACGGATCGTGGCGGACTCGATCCGTTCGGCCACCGAGTTCTTCAGCGTGATGGGGTCCGATGGTCTCCCGGGGAAGCTGAGCGCATCCGGGCCACGACTCGCCCGATCCGCCGCAGATAGTACAGATATACATGTCTGA
- a CDS encoding PAS domain S-box protein, with translation MAHLFVLALLTVFFTEVAVMFVLARTEWFSGFVQNALADAFLLTLVASPFLAYLIVRPLRSALLVEQDRSALVVKHARDAIIVADVRGRIVSWNPEAEGMFGYSAGDAIGNLLTMVIPERFRAAHEDGMRRAANSVSSALQDGGKPVEMWGMKQNGTEFPVELTLARGGSHIVGVLRDITKRRKAEDESALLRDVAVGIAEAESVEDAFRVVLRKVMEATGWSYSEAWSLSDHGEWLECRAVWPMGDDRFTALEKEARGLQCRMGRGLPGMAWASAEPIMTEDLTTDPALIRMNAVTAAGLKGAVALPSLSGNKVIGVLVFFTAAGARLDSGEVESLLPIAAQAGTLMDRKRSDEMLRTLSGTMAQAADPIVLTDREGRIEYVNPAFEELTGWSGEEVLGQTPRVLRSGKHDLRFYESLWSTILAGGVFRGEFLNKKKNGEPYNYQQTISPVLNSSGEVTGFIATGKDMTQTKRLEGERERVSKLESVGVLAGGIAHDFNNILTAVIGNISVAKREVGDGTDLHAILSEAESASRRAKALTQQLLTFARGGAPVRRVVNLAKPIRSSSELMLSGSSARCEFSVPADLWPAEVDPGQIQQVMQNLVANAVQAMPPGGTVRVSLRNVEASGTVGTGLAPGRYVELGVSDTGSGIAPEHLPKVFDPYFTTKSTGSGLGLAVCHSIVKNHGGHIEIQSEVGRGTTVKVWLPATDKIPTPHSRASVEVMRGKGRVLVMDDEAPVRSVAARMLKSLGYEVEVAADGKQAIELYSRHLGNGGSFDVVLMDLTVPGGMGGKEAMARILEINPAVTAVVSSGYSEDPVLAEFKSYGFRGRVAKPYTLEELGRVLHEVQRNVK, from the coding sequence GTGGCGCACTTGTTTGTCCTGGCCCTGCTTACCGTTTTCTTTACGGAAGTGGCCGTCATGTTCGTACTCGCCAGGACGGAGTGGTTCTCCGGATTCGTGCAGAACGCCTTGGCCGATGCCTTCCTCCTGACCTTGGTCGCATCTCCCTTTCTGGCGTATTTGATCGTTCGGCCTCTGAGATCCGCTCTCCTGGTGGAGCAGGACCGATCGGCGTTGGTGGTGAAGCATGCGCGGGACGCCATCATCGTGGCCGATGTGCGGGGGAGAATCGTCTCATGGAACCCGGAAGCGGAAGGCATGTTCGGGTACTCCGCGGGGGATGCCATAGGGAACCTGCTGACGATGGTCATCCCGGAACGGTTTCGCGCGGCGCACGAGGACGGCATGCGGCGCGCGGCCAACAGCGTGTCGTCGGCGCTCCAGGATGGCGGCAAGCCCGTTGAAATGTGGGGAATGAAGCAGAATGGTACGGAGTTTCCGGTTGAACTCACCCTGGCGCGCGGAGGGTCCCATATTGTGGGCGTGCTGCGGGATATCACGAAGCGCAGGAAGGCCGAGGATGAATCGGCGCTTCTTAGGGATGTGGCCGTGGGAATCGCGGAGGCTGAATCCGTGGAGGACGCTTTTCGGGTCGTTTTGCGAAAGGTCATGGAGGCGACGGGATGGTCCTACAGCGAGGCGTGGAGCCTCTCGGATCACGGCGAATGGCTGGAGTGCCGGGCGGTATGGCCCATGGGCGACGATCGGTTCACTGCCTTGGAGAAAGAGGCGAGAGGGCTTCAATGCCGAATGGGGCGGGGGCTGCCGGGCATGGCGTGGGCATCGGCGGAACCGATCATGACGGAAGACCTCACCACGGATCCAGCATTGATTCGGATGAACGCTGTCACCGCGGCCGGTTTGAAAGGCGCGGTGGCGTTGCCCTCGCTTTCGGGAAACAAGGTGATTGGTGTGCTGGTCTTCTTTACGGCAGCCGGGGCGCGGCTGGATTCGGGCGAGGTGGAGAGTCTCCTTCCGATCGCGGCCCAGGCGGGGACGCTCATGGACAGGAAACGATCGGACGAGATGCTTCGGACACTCTCCGGCACGATGGCCCAGGCCGCGGACCCGATCGTCCTCACGGATCGGGAGGGAAGGATCGAATATGTCAATCCCGCCTTCGAGGAACTTACCGGTTGGAGCGGGGAGGAAGTGCTCGGCCAGACGCCCCGCGTATTGAGGTCGGGGAAGCATGATCTTCGGTTTTACGAATCCCTTTGGTCGACCATTCTGGCGGGCGGCGTTTTCCGGGGAGAATTCCTGAACAAGAAGAAGAACGGAGAACCTTACAACTACCAACAGACCATCAGCCCGGTCTTGAATTCGTCGGGCGAGGTCACGGGTTTCATTGCGACGGGAAAGGACATGACCCAGACCAAGCGCCTGGAGGGGGAGCGGGAGAGAGTGAGCAAGCTGGAGTCGGTCGGAGTGCTGGCGGGCGGGATCGCGCACGATTTCAACAATATTCTGACGGCGGTGATCGGCAATATCTCGGTCGCCAAGCGCGAGGTGGGTGACGGGACGGACCTTCACGCGATCCTTTCCGAGGCCGAATCGGCCTCTCGGAGGGCAAAGGCCCTGACGCAACAGCTTCTCACCTTCGCTCGCGGCGGCGCGCCCGTGCGGCGAGTGGTGAATCTGGCCAAACCGATCCGTTCAAGTTCCGAATTGATGTTGTCGGGATCGAGTGCCCGATGCGAATTCAGCGTTCCGGCCGATTTGTGGCCGGCGGAAGTGGACCCAGGGCAGATCCAACAGGTCATGCAGAATCTGGTGGCCAATGCCGTTCAAGCCATGCCGCCGGGAGGCACTGTCAGAGTGTCGCTGAGAAACGTGGAGGCCTCCGGAACGGTTGGAACGGGATTGGCGCCGGGCCGGTATGTGGAATTGGGCGTGAGCGACACGGGTTCGGGGATCGCCCCTGAACATTTGCCCAAGGTGTTTGATCCTTACTTCACCACGAAATCCACGGGCAGCGGATTGGGCTTGGCCGTCTGCCACTCGATTGTGAAAAATCACGGCGGGCACATCGAGATCCAATCCGAGGTAGGTCGAGGGACAACCGTGAAAGTCTGGCTGCCGGCGACCGACAAAATTCCCACACCGCATTCGCGGGCATCGGTTGAAGTGATGCGGGGGAAGGGCAGAGTGTTGGTCATGGATGACGAGGCGCCTGTTCGCTCCGTCGCGGCCCGAATGCTGAAATCGCTTGGCTACGAGGTGGAAGTGGCGGCCGACGGGAAACAGGCGATCGAGTTGTACTCGCGACATCTGGGCAACGGGGGATCGTTTGATGTGGTCCTGATGGATCTGACGGTTCCCGGGGGAATGGGGGGGAAGGAGGCGATGGCAAGGATTTTGGAAATCAATCCCGCGGTCACCGCGGTCGTCTCCAGCGGCTACTCTGAAGATCCCGTACTGGCGGAATTCAAGTCCTACGGTTTCCGCGGTCGTGTGGCCAAGCCATACACGCTGGAGGAACTGGGAAGGGTGCTGCATGAGGTCCAGAGGAATGTGAAGTAG